AGAGGTGTCGCATGAGAGTTCAATGTGTAATGTGTAACATCGTTGAAGATATCGATGATTACTCACCACTGGCAAAGAAATTAAGAAACCGGCCTATTCATACCTACATGTGTGACAAATGCCACAACCGTATTGAAAAACGGACGAACGAACGGAAAGCAACCGGCAATTTCAAAACATATGAAGAAAAAAAAGACGAAGACGAGTGGCTCATCTGAGCATCGTCTTCGTTTTTTACTGGCGGTTCTCTGCCGGTTCTCCGGTTTCCCCGTCCTCTTTCTTTCTGCGTCTCATTTGGATTCTGTAGACACCCAGGACGACAGCTGCAACGAACAGTGATTCAATAATCGGAAGAGAAAAAGCCAGGAACGTGATAAACAAGTTACCAAAGAGCATCATCACGTAGACCACAACCATTTTCAATACAGGCAATTTCCTTGCAAATCCGAGGTTAAATACAAGAACAGTCATAATATTGATAAGTAAAAACAGCATCCAGTATGCGAAAAGGAAATTCTCCGGATTTTGTGCACCAAACAACTCCGCAATAGGAGTGAGGTTAAATTCACCAGGCGTTTTCTGAGTAGCTAAAAGCATCAAAGACATTCCTCCAGTTTTCACAAAACGTACATCAAAACACAGCTATTATACCACACATAATGCGTGCTAAAAACTACCGGAAATCGTTTCTCACAAAGCCGTAACAATCTTGCGGGCCCTTGTTAGATGAACAACCGGCGAAAGTCGATGAAGAAAATCCATAAAGTGTTAAAGTGAAATCACTCTAACCATCAACAATCAATTAAGGCTAAAGCTTCTTTATCTGCAATAATGGTCAGGTTCGGGTGTTCTTTTAATACCGTGGCTGGAATATCCTCTGTCACCTTATTGCTGCAAATAAGGTGATAAAGTGCTTTTGACTTATTTTTTCCTGAAGCGAGCAACACGATTTCCTCGGCTTCCATAATGGTCTCTATCCCAATTGTAATGGCATGGGTCGGCACTGCCTCAATACCGGAGAAAAAACGGGCATTGGCTTCCCTGGTAGAGGGAGTGAGCTCAATGACATGAGTTCTGGAATTAAAGGAAGTACCCGGTTCATTAAATCCTATGTGTCCATTTTCCCCAATGCCTAAAAGCTGAATATTGACCTTTTTCAAGTCCCTTATAAGCTGCTCATACCGCTCGCATTCTGTTTCAGGATTCCCGGCGGTTCCGTCAGGTAAGTGAACGTTTCTTTCCGGTATATCAATATGATCAAATAAATGCCGGCGCATATAAGTGTGATAACTGTGCGGATCGTCTGCACGTAAACCAACGTATTCGTCAAGGTTTACGGTGTGGATATATTTAAAGGAAAACCTTCTTTTCTTTGATTCTTTGATGAGCTCTTTGTACATCCCCTGAGGGGTGCCCCCTGTAGCAAGTCCCATCACATTCACTTTTTCGTCTGACAGCTTGTCTATAAAATGGAGAGCTGCACGCCTGCTCATCTCAGTGTAATCTTCTACTTTAATCACTCTCACGGTCTTCCCTCCCCCCGTTGTATGTATACACTCTTTTACCCAGACAATAGGTTTCAAAAATCGTAAAATCACTCCCCAATACAGCAAAGTCAGCATCCTTCCCTATTTGAATACTTCCTTTACGGTCGTCAACACCGAGCTGTCTGGCTGGGTTTAAACTGGCCATCGCTATTGCCTCATTAAAGGAACATCCGCTGAATGTGACCATGTTCCTTACAGCTTCGTTCATTTTTAAAACACTTCCTGCAAGAGTACCGTCACAGAGCTCTGCTTTTTTACCTCTTACCGTTACTGCCTGTCCCCCCAGGTCGTACTGTCCATCAGGAAGTCCTTTCGCCCTCATGGCATCTGTAATAAGGATGATACCGTCTGCTCCTTTGTTCTTGTATGTGAGCCTGATCATTTCCGGGCTGACGTGAATACCATCGGCGATTAATTCAGCTTTAATACTGTCGTGGAGAAAAATCCCCCCGGCTGTACCTATGTCCCTGTGATGAATCCCTCTCATTCCGTTAAACAAATGAGTGGCGTGGACAGCTCCCTGCTCGGCTGCTTCCCTCACTTCCACGTATGTGGCATCAGAATGGCCAATCGAAGGAATCACATTATTTTGTGCCAGAAACCTAACGAAAGCCATCCCTTCTTCCGGGGCGATGGTGGCCAGTTTAATTGCACCTCCTGACGCCTCCTGAAATTCTTTGAACAAAGATACGTCAGGTTTATGAATGAATTCTTTCGGCTGCGCTCCCGCTCTTTTTAAAGATATAAATGGTCCTTCAAGGTGTATGCCCAAAAGTTCGGCTCCCAAGGTAGAAGGCATACTCATATAGGAGGCCGCATTTTGAAGCGACTGTTTCTTTTTTTCCTTGCTCTGGGTAAGGGTTGTAGCAAGAAATGCTGTTGTACCTTCACCGGGAAGATAACGAACCATCGTAGGTATCGTATCTTCCTTTGCATCCATTACGTCTGCTCTGTTCGTTCCATGAATATGGAGATCGATAAATCCGGGGACAATTTTCGTGCCTGGCGGATAAGAGATTACTTCCGCATCGGTTACCTCTGATGGAGAAGCTGATACTATCTCTTTAAAGATGCCTTTGTCCATCGAAATTAACGGATCTTTTATGACGCCTTCATCTAAAACCATTTCACAACATGGATAAAACAACGTTTTCATATATTTTCTCCTCTCATCCCCGCTATTCTTCCGTGGTTATGTTCATTACTCCCATCTATGTTTCCACTCAATAATTAGTATTTTCCTAATACAGCATTACTTTGTCATTTAAGCGCAAGCACCATAATGTACAGTTGTCTATACCACCCATCCGCGATTGAAGCTGTTTATATCAGTACGTCTCCAACTGTTAAAATTCAGCGCCTCATTTCTGTAAAAAATTTGTATCGGTCTCCCCTGTAAACAGATTTTACAAATTCAAAAGGTACACCGTTATCCAGGCGGCTCACTCTCTTCATTAATAATACCGGAGACCCATTATCTATACCCAGAAGACGGCTCTCTTCTTCTTTAGCGATAGAAGGTTCTATGGTTTGTTCTGCACCACCAATGACGAGGCCGAGGCTTTCTACGTACTCATAAAAAGAGTTGCTGATCCGTTCTGGGGAGAGTTCAGAGAAGATCGTTTCAGGAATTGAGAGTACTTCATAGGCCATTGGCAGTCCATCAGCAAGCCGAATCCTCTTCATTTGATACCCTCTCCCGTCCGTTTCCAGTTTTAATTTTTTACACACTGATGGAGGGAATGTTGTTTCTTCAAACTGGATAAGCTTTGTTCCCGGGTCCATCCCCCTGCTTCTCATGTCTTCAGAAAATCCGGTCAACGTTATGATCGGCTGTTCAACTTTCCTTTTTGCTACAAACGTCCCTTTTCCCTTCTCCCTCATTAAGAGACCTTCGTTTACAAGGTTTGTCACAGCCTGACGAATGGTCATTCTGCTGATCTCATACTTTTCGGAGAGGGCTCTCTCGGAAGGGATCAGATCCCCTTCACATAAGTCTCCACTGTCAATTTTGTTTCTCAGCAACTCTTCCAGCTGGTAATAGATCGGTACAGGAGAGCTTTTATCAATCATGCTCACGCCTCATTTCGTTCATATTGTCTTTTTCTATTTAAATTGTACAGATTACTTGCCAAGTTGTCTATACCACTGACCTTTTCATCAATTTAGATTTCATGTAAAATGAGTCTAGAGAAGGAAGGAGTGTACGCTATTATGAAAACGTTTAATTGGCCATTATTTATACTTTCTGTTTTTGCAGCCTGTGGAATTGCAGGCGTTGGAATCGGTCTTGCTGAAAGCAGCATACTCATCATCCTGATTTCGGTTGTTGTGACCATCGCTGCTGTGGGCGGAGGATTCTCGATCCGGAAAAAAATTCTTGCAGAAGATTAGATAATAGAACAAAAGCGGAAGGGACTTGG
This DNA window, taken from Alteribacter keqinensis, encodes the following:
- a CDS encoding YlaI family protein, which encodes MRVQCVMCNIVEDIDDYSPLAKKLRNRPIHTYMCDKCHNRIEKRTNERKATGNFKTYEEKKDEDEWLI
- the nagA gene encoding N-acetylglucosamine-6-phosphate deacetylase is translated as MKTLFYPCCEMVLDEGVIKDPLISMDKGIFKEIVSASPSEVTDAEVISYPPGTKIVPGFIDLHIHGTNRADVMDAKEDTIPTMVRYLPGEGTTAFLATTLTQSKEKKKQSLQNAASYMSMPSTLGAELLGIHLEGPFISLKRAGAQPKEFIHKPDVSLFKEFQEASGGAIKLATIAPEEGMAFVRFLAQNNVIPSIGHSDATYVEVREAAEQGAVHATHLFNGMRGIHHRDIGTAGGIFLHDSIKAELIADGIHVSPEMIRLTYKNKGADGIILITDAMRAKGLPDGQYDLGGQAVTVRGKKAELCDGTLAGSVLKMNEAVRNMVTFSGCSFNEAIAMASLNPARQLGVDDRKGSIQIGKDADFAVLGSDFTIFETYCLGKRVYTYNGGREDRESD
- a CDS encoding YlaH-like family protein, producing MLLATQKTPGEFNLTPIAELFGAQNPENFLFAYWMLFLLINIMTVLVFNLGFARKLPVLKMVVVYVMMLFGNLFITFLAFSLPIIESLFVAAVVLGVYRIQMRRRKKEDGETGEPAENRQ
- the nagB gene encoding glucosamine-6-phosphate deaminase; translation: MRVIKVEDYTEMSRRAALHFIDKLSDEKVNVMGLATGGTPQGMYKELIKESKKRRFSFKYIHTVNLDEYVGLRADDPHSYHTYMRRHLFDHIDIPERNVHLPDGTAGNPETECERYEQLIRDLKKVNIQLLGIGENGHIGFNEPGTSFNSRTHVIELTPSTREANARFFSGIEAVPTHAITIGIETIMEAEEIVLLASGKNKSKALYHLICSNKVTEDIPATVLKEHPNLTIIADKEALALIDC
- a CDS encoding GntR family transcriptional regulator — encoded protein: MIDKSSPVPIYYQLEELLRNKIDSGDLCEGDLIPSERALSEKYEISRMTIRQAVTNLVNEGLLMREKGKGTFVAKRKVEQPIITLTGFSEDMRSRGMDPGTKLIQFEETTFPPSVCKKLKLETDGRGYQMKRIRLADGLPMAYEVLSIPETIFSELSPERISNSFYEYVESLGLVIGGAEQTIEPSIAKEEESRLLGIDNGSPVLLMKRVSRLDNGVPFEFVKSVYRGDRYKFFTEMRR
- a CDS encoding DUF5325 family protein, which produces MKTFNWPLFILSVFAACGIAGVGIGLAESSILIILISVVVTIAAVGGGFSIRKKILAED